The following nucleotide sequence is from Anopheles stephensi strain Indian chromosome 3, UCI_ANSTEP_V1.0, whole genome shotgun sequence.
aaatcTCATCAACCGTTTCCTGCCCCAGCGCCACTTTAGTCGACAGAAGCTTCTATCAAAATGCATGATGAAAAGGTAGAACTGAACTTTTCCTTTCCTATTTCCAAtggaaaccacacacacacacacacacacacacacacttgaaaAAGTCTAccttaaaacacacacacacaccaacccaATCGAGTTTCGAACGGATCAGCAGGTCAACACTCGTTTCCGAATGTTCGGAAAAAAGGTCAAAGCCCGGATCGCCTCGAAGGATTTATTCAAATACCAATCGGTACCGGTTCCGTACCGGATcaacttttactttttttgcttccttgccTTTCCTCCCCACCTCTTTCCCTCCACTGATTCCGTCAAAGTGATTCGAGAAAAACGGGGTGTTTGGGTAATGGTAGGAAAGCCTTTCTTCCCACCCGTCTTACGCGCTCCCACACAAGCGCTCCCTAGCCAGGTGCAGTTGGGAAAAGAATTACGGCGAGGTCAATAGGAACATTTACATTCTATGACCAGCACCGGCAACCAGGCTTACCCACCGCACGGAGCCGTAACCTTTGGCATCATTTTGAGGTCTGAAAACATGCGCCGATAGGGAGTGGGAAAGTAAGGGGTGGGAGGATGAACAAAGCGAACCCCATTTTTCGATGTGTTTTGTTAGTATCCATCATTACATGGCCTTAAGGATGGTTGGTGCCGTAGCCTTTTTCGTATCAAATTTGGATTCCATCGGAGATATGCATGTTATACGTTGAAGTAAGGGTTGTTTTGTGAAAAAAATATCTATACTATTCATCTCTTATGATGAAATAAGATAGCTTGTTTTGTAGTTAGGCTTATATTTGATTTAGAAACTTAATAAACATAACCTCTGGAAGTCACATATTTGTTGACTTGGCTAAAGGCCTATTACACCAACAAAATAAATCTCTTAggtccaaaagaaaaaactaacCCTTATTCAAAATTGTTCAAACTATTAGTACTGGGACTAACATAATAAGAGAATTTCAAAGAAAATAGATTAATAAACGAATAATGACATCAACTTGTCTTCTTGGCAACCTAGCTGGTCGTTTCTATATCAAACTTTACAATTCATAGAACATAGTTGATCAATCACAAGCTAACAAAATGATCGATCAAGGATCATATAGAGATAAGATGGGAGAGAAGGTCTTTAGGTCTCTATAGAGGCCTTGAGTCATCAGGGATCATTGCTATCATTCGATCTGAGATATCTGTACACGAGagatataatataatttaagaaaggttcttcttcttcctcggaTGTACAACCTCGGGAGGTCTTGgcttaccatttctggctttctgtgacttgattttacacaCGTTAAAAACACTCTTGATATGAGACACGTTAGGTACCAGTGAAGGTACCGAGATATGATCCTAGCTCGTAATTTTGAAAGCTGCTGGAATGGTACATAAAAAGTGCTTAGATAATTAGAATCATTTGGCTTCTTAGGTCTCTTTAGATTTTAAGGATCTCGAGGGACATCTAAACATTGTTAAGACCTAGTTTGTATTCAATGTTTCGTTCAAGATAGTCTTTCTTATCAatcataaatataaaatacttTCGAGAGTTGCACAGGTATAAGATCATAACtcaaaacaaagaaacttGTGAGGACCTCCCTTGTTGGATCAATCCAACAAAGTGCAAAACACCCCCTCTCAAGACATTACTCAAACTAGCAATTTTCAGCAAAAGGCCTTGCAATGTTTGATTATACACTAGCTACATATGTCCAAAGTCATTACACATAATGTTGAATGCAAAACGTTGACAACATTTAGCAGAATAACAACCTGCCGGTCCCACCATGCAAAGCGAACCGTTAGCAAACCATCAATTTTTGACCGGAAGAAAAAGGCACATTCATATCAAACGTTTCCATTTCATGCGTTATGCCCACCCCCGGGGTGAGAGAGGAAAGGGGGACGATCGTGTCCAGACCGGGAAGAGAAATTGCACGCTGCCATATTGAATAATGTAGTCAATCAATTTTCTTCAGCGCCGTTGGCCATCCCGCCGGATATTTGGACCATTTCGGGACCATACGCAGTTTCCGAgggtaatgtttttttttgttgctgctgctgccccgtTCCATCTTGGTGTGGTCCGGTCCCGCAGGGATATGGAAGATGATCCACTTCCTGGTGTGTAAGTGTGCGTGTTATTTCATTGCGATTGatgcggggaacaaaaacaacagaacaGCATTGGGCGTCAGACACTGAAAATGATAAACATTTATGGTGAATTGCAGACAAAACGTTGTTTTTGCGGCTCCAAAAAGATAGTCCACCCGGTATGACAAGGTGCGttggaaaatatatttttcattggagaaaaaaaggttgcTTTAGGAATAACAACTATCCATAATCATAAGCATATCCTTACGGGGTTTGAGGAAGCTTTTCCTTGCAACAAGAACAATTAATCGTTCCTGGTCCAGAACGCACCACAACAACCTCCTTgggatgtgagtgtgtgagagtaGTTAGCGTTCATAGAATACCTCCCGTGCGGTATGTGACTGTGAGCCTCTTCAGCGTCATTAAGCTGATGATGGATGACTTTAAGCAAATTCAAAAGAAATTTTACTCTCAGGCTCAAGCACAGAAAGGTCACCATGACGATGGCCACGTGGAAGCACTCGTTCATTTTTTTGCAACTCACACACGCTCCTAGAGTACACCCTGAACTGTACGCTTTATTACATCGTTTAATCATCTTTACCTTCAATCTTTCTCCTGCCAGTGCTTGTCCAGCGGGCAGCATTTGGAAAGAAAAGCttggttttccctttttttcctttcgtgtGCGCTCGGAGCTCTTAAATGCGAGAACTGGTAAGTACCGTCACACTAAGCCTCCCGAACGTTCGTTAACAAGCAGCACCGTTGGCCGTTGGCTGCGGGTTCGCTTAACGCAGGCTTTACCGCTGGTCACTTTCAACCCAGGACGCTTCTCCGGGGGGAAAATGGGACCTAaacgggggagaaaaaaagaagacacaGAGCTTTTGGTGCGGATTTTATGACGATCGTTCCCTCGGCGGCGTACAATTCGGCATTCGGCGAAACAAATCCTGGCCCAGCTTTCGGTACGGTCACTGCACATTGTTGCGTTCGTGCATGGGATGACCTTTTTGCGTTCGTGTTTGCCAAATGCCAGCATCCTCTAGGGGTGGAAAACGCAATAAGGTTTTGCGTGGGcaagagagtgtgtgtgtgcgtgagcttGTACACCGTAATCGGAACAGTAGCTCTGTAGCATGAAAAGCTTGTTTGCTTAACTGCGGGCTTCGCAGATTTTTGTGCGCCTTAGCAAAACCGAAGGAAAACGGCATCCCGGAAAAGACTCGCTCGTAAAGCACATTTCACTTTTACGATCATTTGTTTCCGAATTTGTGAGCCCACGAGAATGCTTCATTCTTTTCCACTCAAATCGTTTATCATATCGGATTGTGATGCAGAAGAAGCTTGGAAGCATTGTTCGTGAGAGTGGTTTTAATTTTCCCCGTGCAGAAGATTCCGTTTTTAAAGGttgatattaaatttattgactCGTAAAACAACTTGTAAAGGTGTTtggtgaaaatttaaatccCAACTGAATAAAACGAGTGGCGAAGAATGTTCATTTGGAAGCGTAAAACCCTGTCTCTCACTCTAATGTGAGTAAAACAGAATATTGAATCCAGCTCCTTAATCGCTTCAATCCACCTTCGCGAACGTGAAAGTATAAACGACCGATAAATGACGCTAAACGATAAACTTATTATGTGAAGTTTGTGACACGTGTCAGCCTGACAAAACTGGCGAGTATATTGCACCGGAGCATGGGCAAGTGCGCCAACCGTATGGAAGGCATGTGGCAGGCTATTATGTTACGATGTTATGAGATTTACGAATAAATCTGATCCAAAATTGAAACGTGTCATGTTAAAATGGAATTAAATTTGGGAACCACTCTATACAACGTGTACTGAGGCCCTATTATTTGgagtttttaaatcatttttctctcttaaATCGTGAGTAAGGAGATTTCTCTTCCATTTACTGCAATATTCATTGAAAGCTTCTGACAATCCCTTCTTCATAAATTTCTGCAGGATGACTTCAGCTAAACCAACTGTTTTATTAATCGTattccttttccattttttccagGCATATCCTGTTGCTACCTACCGAGAAGTTCACCATTGCACTCGAAAGGTAATTACACGAAATGAGATTAGAAAACAACTCAATGAGCCTCATAATTCTAGAAAACGAATTCCTCTTGTGATAACGTGGTCAAACATTTTAGGATAAAATCGAAACCTTTTAACATGTAAATTTCCTTCTCATCGTGTCTTACAAATAGGGACAAGTTTCCCCTACTCTTtcttccacacaaacacatgtcTCCCGGAAAGAGTTTCGGTAGGAAGAACAGAACCAAAGACCCAATCTCAATTAATTTACTCccaaacaattttcttccGGAGTATATCGatgtaaaattttgaaaacccAATCACCAACCCAGCGCTATCGTTCAATGCGTTCCCTGTTGATATTTCCCAAGTGATAAAATCGCGAAGAACCGGAACCGTTTGATAGGGAAACCCAACCGCATGCTGCGGGAAAGTCGATGCCGTGGgagcgtttttctttccttctgaGCTCTCGCAAGTCGTCGCTGGAAAGTCTGCTTGAAATTGCTTTTCTTCACAACTGCTGGGGAAAAACTTAGCAAAGAACAAGTGAACTTTTCCTGCACTGGTCTCGTGCAAGGTTTCTTCTCACCCCGGCGAAGAGACAACAAGCGGAGGCAAATGAAAGATAAATGTAATGGGGAAGCTGAAAGCAGCCCCCAAAACCTGCAAGTAGCTTTTTAATGGTATTTGTACTTCCAGCAGATTGTGTTCCCAACGCGATGGTATAAATCAACCGGGAAGTCAAGCATGAAATGAGCACAGTTTTGGAAATTCGAATTCCGTCGCCGTGTGTAATTGAATGTTCGTGGAGACATCTGACGGTTACTGAATTTTTTCATGAACGAGAGCTCCAGTACGGAAATGTTTGAAGTTGGCAAAAAAAGCGATCGCCGTAAGACGCACCACTTCCGTACGCTGCAACCCACTCGCTGGTCGGTGGTGCGCAACTATTTCCGGTTTGGCTAAGGATTCCAACTTCGAGGAAAAAGTTTGTCTTGTCAATCAGTCAATCTTACTCGCGGCAAACGAAGGATAAATTGTGCCCGGTTCCGTTTCGCATGTGGCGGAACAAGTCTCGTGGAtagtttttcctctttttttcctttcggacacgaaaaaaaaaacacacgatcGTTCCCACCCAGGACTTATACATTCTTACCGAGTGAAGTTCGCTTACGTGTCCTATTTTGAAGACGAAACACATACATCGCTTTGGCGCACGTTTCGCACGACGAGGACAATTATGGTGCACTACCGCCGTTTTTCTCGCTTTTTGCCCCGTTTCCTTGTGAATCTAGAGAAGCGTGCAGTTGGTTAAGGTAGATGCAGAAGGTGTCACACTAACGCTGCCGCTTTGCAACCTCCATTCGAGTTTCGCTGTCCACATGGACGCAAACGGCGGAAGCAATCCATTTTCGGAGCGCTCCGTTGTGTAATATGCTAATTCTGGCAAAAACGACCATTTGCATGTTTGGTTCAGTGTATAGGAATCCGATGCGTTCCGTCTGTGTTTGGGGGGGAAGGGGTGGAGAATTTTCCAACCCAAGGCTGGAAATAGCGTGGGAGCAAAGAGCAGTATGTTGGTGATGGTTTCCATCTGCGAATTGTGCGTCTGGTTCTTCGGACAACCAGAGAAAACATTTGGATGGAAAAATGTAACTGCATGAGTTGACAAAGAAGAAGTCAATGCGCTGAATGCAAGCTAAATTGCGAGCGAGAGTGAGCTTAAGGATTATATCTGGTTAGTTGTTCATCAAGCGCATTAATACATATTATTTCCCTAAAATAAACATCACATTAATATTAATCAAGTTTAaccatttaatttttttaagcattttattgtattgtaatgctttaaattttatctTATGTTTACTTGTTTACTTAATAaccttttttgaaaaattaaaaccctAACTAAATTCTCTTTGTGACTCTTTTCGATGGCTGACACAATCATGTTAAATATCTCTTGATGTTCGCTCTTCATGTTCTGGAAATGTTCTTCACGTTAATGTTTGATTAAATGGATAAATTTATGTTCAAACAAATGTTCGTTTATGGATCGTTTTATACTAGAGTAATaaaaggaaattaatattattgtactaAACATAATTTCATGTAATAAATTCTGTAACCATCCCGATGTGTAACAAGTCTGCAAAATCGAGTGAGTTATCCGTACCATCCGCCAGCTACTCTATACTTCTTGGCAAAGACCACTCCACTGCTACCGATTGTTGCGTCAGACTCCTCTGGGATAAAAACGGCACTGGGACGCTATTTATGGACCTATCGCGGAACCACCAAACGCGGATCCTAACGCTAACGATTGCATCGGAGCCGGAACGACACTCGGACATTGGCAACTATGAATTCGTTGACCTAAATTTATCCCAATTTGCATTAATAAATTACCCATCTTCCGCCAAACGTTCTGCACCCACTCGAGGACTCTGTCTTCTTACACCAATGTCCCCCGTTCCTGGTAGCAAACCACCGCCACGCTAGATGAGCCACATTTACGTGGCATTGTTTGTAAATGATCGTGAAGCCCATCATCGTGCGGCCGAGCTTCACTGCCAACTTCACAACCAACTCCAACCAAGGGGCAGCAGATAACGATCGTGACAATAAATTTCTTCCCCCACGGGCATCTTCGCCACGTACACGTTTTGCTGTGCTGCTTCATTAGAGCTGGCAGGCGACGAGATGTGGGTCGTTTTCGTAGGCCGCTTTTCGATGAGcgtcatttttttctttcggtccGATGGGGCCGATGTTATTACGCACACGCGTTCGAATCGGGGGAAATGAAcctggagggggggggggggagagggtaCAGAAGTGGTTGAAATCCAGCAAAAAGAATGTGTCCCCTGACGATAGTGAGAGTGACTCGATAACGGTGTACCGACGGTCGGTGTACAGTCGGCCACAAAATATAGCTACACAGAGCATCCAACCCGTGACTACGTGTTACGGATCCGGTTGACAATAGGGAGGATAGATTTTGGTCCTTATTATTATTGCGCCTTCTATTGCAGCCTTCTTTTGgcaccttcttcttctgttggcAAGTGCTTTCTCGGTACGGAAGCTGCCCGAAGGAAACGAAATGAATAAAAGTTAATTTCATCCACTTACGTTCCGTTGCGTTGGGCTGTGTTGGGCTTGCCGGTTGCGCTGCGGCGGCAATTGTTGGggtttccagtttttttttcatcgctTCCCAATTTTCTTAACCGGATTGAAGGTGTGAAAAAGACAATTCATTCGCTGCAGTAGCTTGGGTTCGGGTTGAGTgttttttccacattttccagAGTGAGTGAATTTCATACTACCGTAAGCTGCTTTATTTCGGGAATGACTGTTGCGGTGGTGCTTTTTCTTAcggtttttgcatttttagTAGGTTTTATGGTAAATATGATAACATAAATTAACTTATAACCGGGGTATTCCTATTAATTTTACATTCCTAAACATATAATTcgattaatattttaaaattaatctgATTATTAAATCTCATTGATTTCGTGACGAGTCTTATTGCTCAGGAAAATTCTATAGAAATTAAAGAATTCACCGAAAGACGCCAgaaggttaaaaaaaacatgaaatctTTATCAAAATAAGGAAggaattaaatgaaaatattacAGAATTTTCTAAGGGAATTGAACTTATACATCTGTTTTTAAAGCCATTAAGTTATTTAATTggattaaaatttaatgaaaatattaattatatgCTCCTTAGAAAGCTCAAGCTGAGCGGAATATTGCATTTATGCTATCACCCATAAAGTCTAGAATAAATCACTAGAAGTCATTTATTTTCACCTTAAATTCACAACACGCATATTTTCATTAACAATAGCGAAGCAATTATCCTCACCTGTTTAACATGTTCTGCTTCGTTCAAACTTTTTCCAACCTACATGAAAATAAGGATTCATTCGTGTATAAAACACACTGGAGAAAAAGATTTATGGCTTCATAAGCAACACATGCAAATTAATGTTCTTGCAGTATAAAAAAGGAGATGAGTGACCTGGCCATACTCgcttaaaacaaaaaggacACAACAGGAAAAAATCCCTTCAGGAAAAATCCATTCAAACTACAgtctttttttgtgcatccTTTTGCACCATTCAACTGGATTCCACGCTCAGAAtgttcaacttttttttttttttttttttttattcataaagaacggcctggccgtattgctaatgTTCAACTTTTCTACAATATAAAAAGCCAAAACAGCTGACCCACCCagctgtacacacacacactgctccAGAACTAATTAAACTTTCACCCTCATTTGGGTGCCATGTTCCACTAATAGCGGTGTAAAGTCTTTCGCCAAAAACCCGCACCGTGACCCGTTACTATGGTCTCACCGTGTAgagacacacacgctcacaccgTCCATCCATTCATGACCATGCCAGGCAGCCAGCAGAATGATTGATAGTAATGGAAGTTGCCAACTTTTCAAGCTAACGGCTTCTCCACCCTTTTTCGCCTGGACACACTGGTTCTAATGGTGTCACTAAACTAcacctctcacacacacacactcatgcaTGCATGTTCAAGTCATCGTTCCCATCGTACCAGGTTGATTAACTTTACATGACATTTTACAAATAAAGCCCCGCTGATACAGCCCCGTCATCCCGTAACAAAGCCATTCAAACGGAGACATTTATGAGTTCCAGGTTTTATTTAGACACCTTTACAGCACGTGTCTATAAATAGTAGCGCCCTGCCCGAGATCCGAGCTCATTCCGTTACGGTAACGATTAGATTTTCAACGACACACACGCTCAGGAAGCTTTCCGCCAACGGTTCCTCGAACGGATTTTCCGACAGATCGAGCGTCTCGAGCTTGAACCGAGCTGCTTCGTGCAGCGGTGGAAGCGTGCGTATATTATTTCTCGACACAATTAGCGTCCTCAGCTGCTTCAGCCTGTGTATCAGCTCGAACGGGAACGCGTCCAGTCGGTTTTCTGATACATTAAGCAGCCTAATCGTTCGCAGTTCTAAAATTTGCCGATCGAGCTGTTCCAGCAGATTATCCGCCAGCTGAAGGTGTTCGAGATCGAATTTCGATTCCGCGACACGGTCCTAGCACGAGAGATGTGATTTGATTGGAATTAGCTAGCAGCGTGCGATAGTTCGGCCGAACAGTCAATCGTTTTCAGCCGATTGCCGGAAACATCGAGCCGGGTGATGAACTCGTTCCGTTCGAGAATATCGATGTCCTGCAGGTGGTGATTGTTGGAAAGGTTAAGCGCTTTAATTGGAACATCCGCGAGGAAAACTGCATCGGTGATGGAGCGTAATGCATTTCCTGCGAGCGATAGGTGCTGGAGCGAGTGTTCCGTGGAGAAGAGGTCTGGCGGAAGTTGCGCGATACGGTTGCCCTCAAGATTGACGGAATGAAGGTATTCTAGCCCGAGGAACCAATCAGGGTGGACGATTTCTAGCACGTTCAGCGAAAGGTTAACCTCTTCCAACCGTGCACATTCGGTGAAGAAATTCGGTGCCAGATAGGAGAGCTCATTGTTGGCGAACGATACGTGGGAAAGGTTGGTTTGCCCTTTGAGCAGCAAAGTCGATAAGGTTCGCAGTGGTGAATTGCTTATTTCCAACCGCTGCAACTTTACACGATGCAAAGCATCCTCCTCGATGTGCTCCAAAACACTCGAACTAAGCTCCAACTGTGTCAGGTGCGGTAGAAATGTGAAGCTCGTCGATCGAAGTGTTCTTAGCTGGGTGTCCCTCAGCATCAGCGCCTCCGTTTGTTGATACCACCGGAATTGATACCCATCACCAAGATCCGACACGCTATTGCCGCTCAGATCGAGCCCACGTATGGGCCCCGCAAGTACGGGGACCTCCGAAAGTTTGTTCGCCGCAACGCTTACTGTAACCGGATCCGGGGAACTGCGTGGTAGGAACCGCTCCAAGCAACCACCATCCACCATCGAGGGAAGCGAATTGTTCGCCAAGTTGATGGCTGTCAGGCGGGAAAAGTTTCGTGCACAAAGCTCCTGCCACGAGGCGATACGATTGCTGGCGGCTGATAATTCTACCAATCCGTCCAGCAGCGTCCCGAGCGGTGCCAGCGAACCGATCCCGTTCGCGTCCAGGTGCAGGTAGAGTAGGTTCGTGCCGGAAAATGCCCAATCGTCGAGCGTTTGCAGCTGGTTGCCGTTTAGATTTAAATACTCTACCGGCGAACGGTGGAAAATGGCAGGCTCGAGGGCGCTCAGCCGGTTGTGGGATAGGTCGACCGAATGGAGCCGCCCCAAGCCGGAGAAGGTGTTCGTCCTTAGCACCGACAGCCGGTTGTGCGAGAGCGTCACGTGCTGGAGCGCATGGTTCGTGTGGAACAGCATGGGCGAAAGTTCCGTGATACGATTATAATCCAAGTAAATGGTTTCCAATTTCGGCAAACCTTCGAAGACACTCTGCTCGATCGTTGCAATCTCATTACCATAAAGGTATAGGCGCTCTACCGGTGTGgagttggtggtgatggtggtggacaACTTTCCCAACGCCACGATACGATTGTTTTGGAGCTGCACATCGGAGGATTTGAGAAAGCCCGCATGAAGCGTCACAATCCTATTGCCTTCGAGGCAAAGCTGCGTAAACAGTGGTTGATCGCGAAACGCTTCTGCCGGTAGTTTGGTAAGCCGATTGTTTCGCAAGTTTAAAAGCTCAAGATGCCGCAATCCACCGAACAGGTCCACCGGCAGGTGCTCGAGACGGTTCTCCGACAGGCTCAACTCCACCAGCTTCCGGTTCGAGGTGAACAGTCTTGATGGGAGGGATTTGAAAAAATTATCACTTAAATCGAGTCGTTCGAGCTGCCGGAGCACAGCGAATGTGGTTGCTGGTAGCGTTTCGAATAGATTACCGGCGAGGGAAAGCTCTCGCAGGGCGCTCAACGAATAGAAAACGGACCCATTAAGCTGGCTGATATAATTGTAGCTTAAATCGAACACTTCGAGCTGGCTGTCGGCTGGCAGTGCTGATCCATCGAACGAGGTGAGTCGATTCGAGCTCATGTTAAGCACCTTCAGCTCCCGCAAGGAAGCGAATGCGAGTGGATGCAGCACGTTGATAAAATTATCCCCAAGCGATAAGCTTCGCAGATGACCTAGGCTTAAAAACTCATCACCATCGCTGGCGAGAGCTTCCAATCGGTTGTTGCTGATTGAAAGGGTTTCAAGGTTGGTTAGAGCCGAGAGTGCTTTCCTTCGGTATGGATGTGAGCAGGTTGTGGTCCAGATTGAGGTGGGTGAGTGCTTTCACCGATGCAAATGCATTGCTATCGAGGGACGGTATTCGTGCTCTTAGTTGAAGGTGTGTAAGGTTGGGCAAAGATTCAAGAAAACTTGATTCGAGTATTTTCGGTGAGCTATCGTCGATGATGAGTGTGGTTGCGTTGGAGAATACGATTGCATCGGTGTCTTCCTCTGAGGAGATTTGTGTTGTGGGCTCAGTCTGCAACTCTGCACTTTCTGTTGCTATTACTAGAGAGATGCAGAGCAGGATACAGACGACTTTAAGGTACCTGTTGATGTGAAAAGGTTTATTGAgggttgtttttaaatttgaaatgaacACTTCAACTCACATTTTTAAGAGCTTCTTCATCACACTCGAGCACATCTGCTAACGATCCTCACCAGACCTGACCTACTGAACGACTGGCAGTGACTGCTTTACTCACAGCCTCCCCGAGATGTGTACCACTTCAAGGTC
It contains:
- the LOC118514180 gene encoding insulin-like growth factor-binding protein complex acid labile subunit, giving the protein MSSNRLTSFDGSALPADSQLEVFDLSYNYISQLNGSVFYSLSALRELSLAGNLFETLPATTFAVLRQLERLDLSDNFFKSLPSRLFTSNRKLVELSLSENRLEHLPVDLFGGLRHLELLNLRNNRLTKLPAEAFRDQPLFTQLCLEGNRIVTLHAGFLKSSDVQLQNNRIVALGKLSTTITTNSTPVERLYLYGNEIATIEQSVFEGLPKLETIYLDYNRITELSPMLFHTNHALQHVTLSHNRLSVLRTNTFSGLGRLHSVDLSHNRLSALEPAIFHRSPVEYLNLNGNQLQTLDDWAFSGTNLLYLHLDANGIGSLAPLGTLLDGLVELSAASNRIASWQELCARNFSRLTAINLANNSLPSMVDGGCLERFLPRSSPDPVTVSVAANKLSEVPVLAGPIRGLDLSGNSVSDLGDGYQFRWYQQTEALMLRDTQLRTLRSTSFTFLPHLTQLELSSSVLEHIEEDALHRVKLQRLEISNSPLRTLSTLLLKGQTNLSHVSFANNELSYLAPNFFTECARLEEVNLSLNVLEIVHPDWFLGLEYLHSVNLEGNRIAQLPPDLFSTEHSLQHLSLAGNALRSITDAVFLADVPIKALNLSNNHHLQDIDILERNEFITRLDVSGNRLKTIDCSAELSHAAS